From one Brevundimonas sp. PAMC22021 genomic stretch:
- the flgK gene encoding flagellar hook-associated protein FlgK, with protein MSLTSIMNIANSGMHAAQTQLRVVSDNVANVNTPGYVRKIADQQSTATQGIGSGVEVARIRLATDRFLQAASLNAGAEAGRQGVRYELFDRIQTLFGDPSGDNSFFTGVDDLFAAFSSVSESPTSSPLRQDILYQAQALFDQGASIGKNIQAAREEADGRLRTAVDTANDLLGQIEDLNKTIAAAAATGDDATGSQTTQATLLGRLSQLMDIKVTGRANGGVMVRTGTGTLLAGQGHATLAYSPAGSVDGRTAFNEIWITEPGGQKRALLDSVASGEIKGLVELRDVDAPAAAERLGELMSKVADELNRAHNANSSVPAPTSLNGRNTGQSWATAIAGFTGTTNIATTNAAGVVQQRAEIVFGAGGAITINGAMSSAANFEADLEAALGGQVDFRFQNGAMSLTSMGANGIAIADDANAPATKVGRGFSHFFGLNDLVTTTQPAFYETGLSGASSLGLAAGGSLTLRFTGESGSKLKDVAIAAPAGAATVNDLLAALNNPATGAGRYGQFSLDAATGALTFKGAGSPAPTLSVLDDTTSQSASGVSVSALFGIGGGVRAARTGGLTLRGDIQADSTKLALARLNLGAAAGTPALTSNDGSGALLLADAGKATARFDGAGGSAATSTSITRYAADFSGDIGSKAAAAESRKDSAEALLTEAQARQTAHEGVNLDEELVMMTTYQQAFNASARLIQAAKDMYDTLLGMI; from the coding sequence ATGTCGCTGACGTCCATCATGAACATCGCCAACTCGGGGATGCACGCGGCGCAGACGCAGCTGCGCGTGGTCTCCGACAACGTGGCGAACGTCAACACGCCGGGCTACGTCCGCAAGATCGCCGACCAGCAGTCCACGGCGACGCAGGGCATCGGCTCGGGCGTCGAGGTGGCGCGCATCCGGCTGGCGACCGACAGGTTCCTGCAGGCGGCCAGCCTGAACGCCGGCGCCGAGGCCGGACGGCAGGGCGTGCGCTATGAACTGTTCGACCGCATCCAGACGTTGTTCGGCGATCCCAGCGGCGACAACAGCTTCTTCACCGGCGTCGACGACCTGTTCGCGGCGTTTTCGTCGGTGTCGGAAAGCCCCACGTCCTCGCCGCTGCGCCAGGACATCCTGTACCAGGCCCAGGCTCTGTTCGATCAGGGCGCGAGCATCGGCAAGAACATCCAGGCGGCGCGCGAAGAGGCGGACGGGCGGCTGCGCACGGCCGTGGACACCGCCAACGACCTGCTGGGTCAGATCGAGGATCTGAACAAGACCATCGCGGCGGCGGCAGCCACCGGCGACGACGCTACGGGGTCGCAGACCACCCAAGCGACCCTGCTTGGCCGGTTGTCGCAGTTGATGGACATCAAGGTGACGGGCCGCGCCAACGGCGGCGTGATGGTGCGCACCGGCACGGGCACGCTGCTGGCCGGGCAGGGGCATGCGACATTGGCCTATTCGCCGGCGGGGTCGGTGGACGGGCGGACGGCCTTCAACGAAATCTGGATCACCGAGCCGGGCGGTCAGAAGCGGGCCCTGCTGGACTCCGTCGCTTCGGGCGAGATCAAGGGGCTGGTCGAACTGCGCGACGTGGATGCGCCGGCCGCGGCCGAGCGGCTGGGCGAGCTGATGTCCAAGGTCGCCGACGAGCTGAACCGCGCGCACAATGCGAACTCTTCCGTTCCGGCGCCGACCAGCCTGAACGGGCGCAACACAGGCCAGTCCTGGGCCACCGCCATCGCCGGTTTCACCGGAACCACCAATATCGCGACAACCAACGCGGCTGGCGTCGTGCAGCAGCGGGCCGAGATCGTCTTTGGCGCAGGCGGCGCGATCACCATCAACGGCGCGATGTCCTCGGCGGCGAACTTCGAAGCCGACCTGGAGGCGGCGCTGGGCGGACAGGTGGATTTCCGCTTCCAGAACGGCGCAATGAGCCTGACCAGCATGGGCGCGAACGGCATCGCCATCGCCGACGACGCCAATGCGCCGGCGACCAAGGTCGGGCGCGGCTTTTCGCACTTTTTCGGTCTGAACGATCTGGTGACCACGACGCAGCCGGCCTTCTATGAGACTGGTCTGAGCGGAGCCTCCTCTCTCGGCCTGGCGGCCGGAGGGTCGTTGACGCTGCGCTTCACCGGCGAGAGCGGGTCCAAGCTGAAGGATGTGGCGATCGCCGCTCCGGCTGGCGCGGCGACGGTGAACGACCTTCTGGCGGCGTTGAACAATCCTGCGACGGGCGCGGGTCGATACGGTCAGTTCTCGCTGGACGCGGCTACCGGCGCCCTGACGTTCAAGGGCGCGGGATCGCCGGCCCCGACGCTGTCGGTGCTGGACGACACCACCAGCCAGAGCGCCTCGGGCGTGTCGGTCAGCGCGCTGTTCGGCATCGGCGGCGGCGTGCGGGCGGCGAGAACGGGCGGGCTGACGTTGCGCGGCGACATCCAGGCGGATTCCACAAAGCTGGCGCTGGCGCGGCTGAACCTCGGTGCGGCGGCGGGAACGCCCGCCCTGACCAGCAACGACGGCTCCGGCGCTCTGCTGCTGGCGGACGCGGGCAAGGCGACGGCGCGCTTCGACGGCGCCGGAGGATCGGCTGCAACATCGACCTCCATCACGCGCTACGCCGCCGACTTCTCAGGCGACATCGGCAGCAAGGCCGCCGCCGCCGAGTCGCGCAAGGACAGCGCCGAGGCCCTGCTGACCGAGGCCCAGGCGCGCCAGACCGCGCATGAGGGCGTCAACCTCGATGAAGAACTGGTGATGATGACCACCTATCAGCAGGCCTTCAACGCCTCGGCGCGGCTGATCCAGGCGGCCAAGGACATGTACGACACCTTGCTGGGGATGATCTGA